GTGCCACAGGATCACCGCGATCGCCAGGGCGAGCCGAAATGCATTCAGCGCGTTTTTTCGCGGGTCGAATTGTTCCCCTAGTGTCATCCGTTCCAGCCTGTCGTCGCGCTTCGTGCTCGGCGCGGCAGCTCCAGACAACGACAACTGGCGGATCGCGCTGCGGCCTGGAGGTTGCGCTGCAGGTAAATTTACGTCGCGGACCAGGCGGATGTGCTGTTATTCGCCATCCTTCACCCGGCTTCGGAGCGGTGACGGCATCGAGGTAGCCGATGCGCCTGCTAGGGGCAGGTGACGTCGACCTCGAACGGCTTGTGGACCTGCTGACCGGCGTTGTCGACGCCGCTGGCCACACCGGTGATGTGGTAGCTGTTGCCGGTCTTGGTGGCGCTGGCGTTCTCGTCGGGCACACCCTCGGTGAAGCTCATGACCACGCCGTCGACGGTACCCAAGCCGGCGCTGTGGACCACCGACCCGTCCGGCTCCAAGCCGACGATGATTCCCGTTGCCATGTCTCCGACGGCGATGGAGAACCTTCCGGCATTCGTCGAGCACACCACCGGGCCACTGACGTTTTGCGGCTGGCCGCCGATGATGACCTTGGTTTCTCCCGACGCGGCCGGGGTGCTGCTCGATGCGGGCGCCGACGTCGAACTCGAGGCGGCGCTCGGAGACGTGGTGGAGCTGGATGATGGTCCGGACTTGTTGTCGTTGGAGCATCCCGCCACACCCGCGACGATGGTCGCCGCCCCGACGGCGATCAACAACTCACGCTTCACCAAGTTCTCCTTCGGATAGGTCTGCACCTGCCATACCGGCAGATCTTCTGAAGCAGTATGTATGGCGGCGTAGCCGGCGTACAGATGCGTTTTACTCGCCGCGCAGCGCGTCGATGAATTTCTGGGTCGCTGCCCAGGTCGGCAGAACGCCCGTGGCGCGTACCTCGTCGAGACTGGGGGCAGCTGCGTCGCGGTCGGACAGGCTGGCCGCCACACCGTCGACCAACGGCCAGTCGATGGCCAGCGATGGATCCGTCGCGCAGATGGTGTGCTCGCGCTGCGGGTTGTACTCCGCCGAGCACAGATACATCACGGTCGAATTATCTTGGAGCGCAAGGAAACCATGCGCCAAGCCTTCGGAAATGTAAACCGACCGGCGGGCCACGTCGTCGAGCACTACCGAGTCCCATCGTCCGAATGTCGGTGAACCCAAACGGATATCGACGACGACATCGAATACCGAGCCGGACACGCAGGTCACATATTTGGCCTGGCCCGGCGGCAGCTCGGCGAAATGCAGGCCGCGCAGGACGCCGGCTGCCGATACCGAGCAATTGGCTTGCCGGACGTCCAAACGATGACCCGCGAAGGTGCTGAAGCCGCGCTCGGTAAGCCATTCGAAGAACAATCCGCGCGAATCGCCGTGGATGGTAGGGCTGATCTCCCAGGCGCCGGGGATGTCGAGTTCACGTACCTTCATGTCACTGACCGCGCTGCTCGTAGCGGGCCTCCGCGGCGTCTTTCAGCGGTCGCCACCACGCTTCGTTGTCGCGATACCAGTCGATGGTGGTGCGCAATCCCTCTTCGAAATCGGTGTGCTTTGGCGCCCAAGCTAATTCGTCGTAGAGCGGGGATGGGTCGATGGCGTAACGCAGGTCGTGACCGACTCGGTCGGTGACGTGGTCGAAATCGTCGGGGGCGCGGCCCATCATCCGCAGCAGGGTGCGCAACACGGTCAGATTGTCGCGCTCGCCCTCGGCGCTGATGAGGTAGGTCCGGCCGATCTGGCCCTTTTCGAGAATTCGCCATACCGCGCTGTTGTGGTCGTCGACGTGAATCCAGTCGCGGACGTTGGCCCCGCTGCCGTAGAGCTTGGGTCGGCGCCCGGTGAGCACATTGGTGATCTGGCGCGGAATGAACTTCTCGACGTGCTGATACGGCCCGTAGTTGTTGGAGCAGTTGGAGATGGTGGCGCGTACGCCGTAGGACCGCACCCAGGCCCGCACCAGCATGTCACCGGCCGCCTTGGACGCCGAGTACGGACTCGACGGGTTATACGGTGTGGACTCGGTAAACCGCTGCGGGTCGTTGAGCGGCAAGTCGCCGTAGACCTCGTCGGTGGATATGTGGTGCAGCCGGACGTCGTGGCGCCGGACCGCTTCCAAGATTGTGTACGTCCCGATCACGTTGGTGTGCAGGAACGGTTCGGGGTCGTCCAGCGCGTTGTCGACGTGGGTTTCGGCGGCAAAATGCACGACCGCATCCGAATGGTCCACCAGCCGGGACACCAGCTCGTTATCGGTGATGTCGCCTTCGACCAGTGTGATCGCGTCCGCGACGTCGGCCAGCGAATCACGCCGGCCCGCGTAAGTAAACGCATCGAGGACTGTGACCTGGACCTCGGGACGTTCGCGCACGGTGCTGTGGACGAAGTTGGCGCCGATGAAGCCAGCTCCACCGGTGACTAGCAGCCGCATGGCCAAACCCTAACGGGTCGACCCGGCGTCCCGGCCAGTTCGGTGGGTGCCGGCAATATCGTCTCGTCGGTCTCCCAGCCGCAGTGTTCGTGGAGACATCGGCCCAGGTATGGCCGGATACCGAACTGACCCAGGCCGGGCTTGACGGGAACTGCGTCCGTCACGAGCCGGTTATACCCGTTTCACGACGGTGTGAGCCCGAGTGGACCGGCCAATTCGGCGAGCGCCGGGATCAGGTTCTCCGCTTTGGTCAGGACCTGAACGGGGACATGGTCGGCGCCGGCGTCGAGGTGCTGCTTGAGCCGTGCCGCGATCGCCTCCGGGGTGCCGTGGGCGACCACTGCGTCGACCAGGCGGTCGCTGCCAGGCCGGGCGATGTCGTCGTCGCTGAAGCCCAGCCGCTTCCAGTTGTTGCGGTAATTGGCGAGGTTGAAATAGATATCGAGGGCCTTGCGGCCCACCGAACGGGCCTGCTCGGAGTCTGTGGTCAGCACCACCTTGTGTTCGGGCGCCAGAAACGCCGACGGGCCGATCAGTTCGCGGGCGTGCGCGGTGTGCTCGGGAGTGGTCAGGTAGGGGTGGGCCCCGGCGCTGCGTTCGGCCGACAGCTTGAGCACCCGGGGACCCAGGGCCGCCACCACGCGTCGGTCGGCCGGCACGCCATACTCGTCCAGCTGGTCCAGGTACTGCACCAGGGCGTCGTAAGGCTTGCGGTACTCGGCGGTCGCCTCGGGGTGGCCGACGCCGATACCCAGCAGGAAACGGCCCGGGTAGGCCCTGTCGATCCGCTGGAACGACTCGGCGACCGGCTTCGCGGCCGCTGACCAGATGTTGACGATGCCGGTGGCCACGTGCAGGGTGGTCGTCGCCTCGAGAATCGGTTCCACCCAGGCCAGCTCCGCGGGCGGCGAACCGCCCACCCAGACGGCCCCGTAGCCCAGGGCTTCGATTTCTTTGGCTTGCTGGGGGGTTACACCGCGTCCGAAGGATCCGAACCGGCCGAGGTCCGGGTTGCCGGCCGCAGAGCTGGTTTGATCCTCGGGAGCGTTGGGGGCACTGGGAGCAGAATCGGTCACGGTTGGTCCAACCCGCCGGTCCGGGCACGCTATTCCGGTCGATTCGGGTCGATTCCGGTCGATTCGGGTCGATTCCGGTCGATTCCGGTCGGGTTTTGCGTCGGACGCGGCAATGCGAGTATTGTGGACCAACGGTGCGGCGCCCGTGCCGGCTTCTGGCCTGCCCAGTCCCGAAATTTCTCGGAACGCTTCGCGGAATTTCCACCACCGGCTCACGTTTGTAGTCGGGCAGGTGCTGCGCCGAACCCGGTGCACTGACAAGAAGTGAGGATCGCCAGAACGCAATGGCCAAGAAGGACGGCGCCATCGAGGTCGAGGGTCGCGTGGTAGAGCCCCTGCCCAATGCCATGTTTCGCATTGAGCTGGAAAACGGCCACAAGGTGCTCGCCCACATCAGCGGCAAGATGCGGCAGCACTACATCCGCATCCTGCCCGAGGACCGCGTGGTGGTGGAGTTGTCTCCCTACGACCTGTCCCGGGGCCGCATCGTGTACCGGTACAAGTAGCCGCACTGGCATTGAGACCAAAGACCCAGAGAACAGGACCGAGACTGCCGTGAAGGTGAACCCGAGCGTCAAGCCGATCTGTGACAAGTGCAGGGTGATCCGTCGGCACGGGCGGGTCATGGTGATCTGCTCCGATCCACGCCACAAGCAGCGGCAGGGCTAGTCAAGGCGTCCGCCGGACCCGGCCGAGCACACCAGACAACTGAATGCAGACCTCCCAGCACCAATGAGCGGCTGGCATTTGTAGAGATGGGCCAGCTCATCCACGCCCGGACGGAGGCCGGGCCCCGCAAGTTTGGCGGGAACGGACTGGGACCACACCTCCGCCGAGAAAGAGGAAACGCCACCTATGGCTCGATTAGTCGGCGTCGACCTGCCGCGCGACAAGCGGATGGAGGTCGCCCTGACCTACATCTACGGCATCGGCCGTACCCGCTCCAACGAAATTCTGGCCGCCACCGGCATCGACCGGGACCTGCGTACCAGGGATCTCACCGACGACCAGCTCACCCATCTGCGTGACTACATCGAAGCGAACCTGAAGGTCGAGGGTGACCTGCGCCGCGAGGTGCAGGCCGACATTCGCCGCAAGATCGAAATCGGCTGCTACCAGGGTCTGCGGCATCGCCGTGGGCTGCCGGTGCGTGGCCAGCGGACCAAGACGAACGCACGGACCCGTAAAGGTCCCAAGCGCACCATCGCAGGCAAGAAGAAGGCCAGGTAACCGATGCCACCCGCCAAGAAAACAGCAAGCGGCGCCGCCAAGAAGGGTCAAAAGGGACAGAAGACCCGGAGGCGGGAAAAGAAGAACGTCCCGCACGGCGCCGCCCACATCAAGAGCACCTTCAACAACACGATCGTGACGATCACCGATCCCCAGGGCAATGTCATCGCCTGGGCGTCGTCGGGTCATGTCGGGTTCAAGGGTTCTCGGAAGTCGACGCCGTTCGCCGCGCAGCTGGCCGCGGAGAACGCCGCGCGCAAGGCACAGGAGCACGGGGTCCGCAAGGTCGACGTGTTCGTCAAGGGGCCGGGCTCAGGCCGTGAGACTGCGATCCGCTCATTGCAGGCCGCCGGCTTGGAGGTCGGCGCGATTTCCGATGTCACCCCCCAGCCGCACAACGGCGTCCGCCCACCCAAGCGCAGAAGGGTCTAGCAGACAACCATGGCTCGTTACACCGGACCCGTCACTCGTAAATCGCGCCGGCTGCGCACCGACCTCGTCGGCGGCGACCAGGCCTTCGAAAAGCGTCCGTACCCGCCCGGCCAGCACGGCCGCGCCCGGATCAAGGAAAGCGAATATCTGCTGCAGCTGCAGGAGAAGCAGAAGGCCCGCTTCACCTACGGCGTAATGGAAAAGCAGTTCCGCCGCTACTACGAAGAGGCGGTGCGGCAGCCCGGCAAGACCGGTGAGGAACTGCTGAGAATCCTGGAGAGCCGGCTGGACAACGTGGTCTACCGCGCCGGCCTGGCGCGCACCCGCCGGATGGCCCGCCAGTTGGTCAGCCACGGGCACTTCAGCGTCAACGGCGTGCATGTCAACGTCCCGAGCTACCGGGTGTCGCAGTACGACATCATCGACGTGCGGGACACGTCGTTGAACACGGTGCCGTTCCAGATCGCCCGGGAGACCGCGGGTGACCGGCCGATCCCGAGCTGGCTGCAGGTTGTGGGGGAGCGGCAACGCATCCTGATCCACCAACTACCCGAACGCGCCCAGATCGACGTCCCCCTGACCGAGCAGCTGATCGTCGAGTTCTACTCGAAGTAACCCCTCGGGGGCTCGAAAGAGAACCGCCCCCGAGTACCCCACCCTCGGGGGCTCCCAGGAGACCAGCCCCCGAGTACCCCCCAAAGACGTCATATGGCGGACGTCGAAAGGAAGAAGAAGAAAACACCATGCTGATCTCTCAGCGTCCCACCCTGTCGGAGGAAGTCCTCACCGACAACCGGTCCCAGTTCACCATCGAACCGCTGGAGCCCGGATTCGGCTATACCCTTGGCAATTCGCTGCGACGCACCCTGTTGTCATCTATCCCGGGTGCGGCCGTCACCAGCATTCGCATCGACGGCGTGCTGCACGAGTTCACCACGGTGCCCGGGGTCAAAGAAGACGTCACCGACATCATCCTGAACCTCAAGAGCCTGGTCGTGTCCTCCGAGGAGGACGAACCGGTCACCATGTACCTGCGCAAGCAGGGTCCCGGCGAGGTCACCGCCGGCGACATCGTGCCCCCGGCCGGTGTCACGGTGCACAACCCCGGCATGCACATCGCCACGTTGAACGACAAGGGCAAGCTGGAAGTGGAACTCGTCGTCGAGCGTGGCCGCGGCTACGTCCCGGCAGTCCAAAACCGGGCCTCTGGTGCCGAAATCGGCCGTATCCCAGTCGATTCCATCTATTCGCCGGTGCTCAAGGTCACCTACAAGGTGGAAGCCACCCGGGTCGAGCAGCGTACCGACTTCGACAAGCTGATTCTCGACGTGGAGACCAAGAGTTCGATCACTCCCCGCGACGCGTTGGCGTCGGCGGGCAAGACGCTGGTCGAGTTGTTCGGTCTGGCACGCGAGCTCAATGTCGAGGCCGAAGGCATCGAGATCGGGCCGTCGCCGGCCGAGGCGGACCACATCGCCTCGTTCGCGCTGCCGATCGACGACCTGGATCTGACCGTACGGTCCTACAACTGCCTCAAGCGCGAGGGCGTGCACACCGTCGGCGAATTGGTCTCGCGCACCGAATCCGACCTACTTGACATCCGCAACTTCGGTCAGAAGTCCATCGACGAAGTGAAGGTCAAGCTGCATCAGCTGGGTCTGTCGCTCAAGGACAGTCCGCCCACCTTCGACCCGTCGGAGGTCGCGGGCTACGACGTGGCCACCGGCACCTGGTCCACGGAGGGTTCCTACGACGACCAGGACTACGCCGAAACCGAACAGCTCTGAATGGCGCCGGTGACGATGCGGGCCGCTAGCGGCCCGCTGAGGAGCCGGACAATTGGACTCAGCGCGATCTAGACAGGAGCGTCAGCAATGCCCAAGCCCACCAAGGGCCCACGACTCGGCGGGTCATCGTCGCACCAGAAGGCGATCCTGGCCAACCTGGCCACGTCCCTGTTCGAGCACGGCCGGATCACAACCACCGAGCCCAAGGCTCGGGCGTTGCGCCCGTACGCGGAGAAGCTGATCACCCACGCCAAGAAGGGCACGCTGCACAATCGGCGCGAGGTGCTCAAGAAAATCCGCGACAAGGATGTGGTGCACACGCTGTTCGCCGAGATCGGGCCGTTCTTCTCCGACCGCGATGGCGGCTACACCCGCATCATCAAGGTCGAGCCGCGTAAGGGCGACAACGCTCCGATGGCCGTGATCGAGCTGGTGCGGGAGAAGACGGTGACGGCCGAGGCGGATCGGGCACGGCGGGTGAAGGCGTCGAAGACGGCCGCCGTCGGTGGAGACACCCCGGTGGCGGCCGCGGCGGCGCCGCAGGCGGCGGTCGAGCCTGAAGCCGCGGTCGGAACGACCGCCGAAGAGGTCGCCGAAGAGGCTGCCGACGAAGTGGCCGGAGGGGCCGAGCCTGCCGACGAGGCCACCGAAGAGGCCACCGAAGAGGCCGAGGCGGCCACCGAGGACGCCGAAGGAGCCACGAAGGATTAGTGCGGACGTCCGGCTGCGGCTCGACATCGCCTACGACGGAACCGACTTCGCAGGCTGGGCGACGCAGCCGGGGCAGCGTACGGTCGCCGGCGTGCTCGACGCGGCGCTGACGACGATATTTCGCACGCCGATACGGCTGCGCGCGGCCGGACGGACCGATGCCGGGGTCCATGCCAGCGGACAAGTAGCCCATGCCGATGTGCCCATCGACGCATTGCCCAACGCCTATTCGTATTCGGCCCGCCCCGGCCAACCCGAATTCCGGCCCCTGCTGAGACGGCTGGGCCGCTTCCTGCCTTCAGATATCCGAGTTCTCGATATAGCCCGCGCCCCAGCGGATTTCGATGCCAGATTTTCCGCGCTGCGTCGGCATTATGTCTACCGGCTGTCGACGGCGCCCTATGGGGTGGTGCCGCAGCTGGCGCGCTACGTCACCGCCTGGCCGCGGGATCTTGATGTGGAGGCGATGGCGGTTGCGTCGCGAGATCTGTTGGGATTACACGATTTCGCCGCGTTCTGTCGTCATCGCGACGGTGCCACCACCATCCGCGACTTGCAGCGGCTTGACTGGGCACGTGACGGCGTCCTGGTCACCGCCCATGTCACCGCCGACGCATTCTGCTGGTCTATGGTGCGATCCCTGGTCGGGGCTTTGCTGGCCGTCGGCGATCACCGTCGCAGCACCTCCTGGTGCCGCGAATTACTCACTGCGACTGGCCGTTCCAGCGACTTCGCAGCCGCCCCGGCGCATGGCCTGACGCTCGTCCAGGTGGACTATCCGCCCGACGACCAGCTGGCCTTACGGGCGTCGACCACCCGGGACCTGCGCTCGCGCTAGCCCGCCGACGGCGGGCGGGTCACCACGGTGGGGCGGAATCCGTATCGGGGACCGACACCCGCCGACCCCCGGCTCGAACCGGCGATGGGCATGCCGCCGACCACGTTTCCGGATGACCCGACGTCCGCCGGTTCGATCACATCGCTGACGAACATCGACGTGCTGGTCGGGGTCGCTACCGGGCTGGCTCCGGCCCAGGTGGGTGGTACCGACAGTTTGCCGACGGCGCTGGCCTGGGCCAGACTCGCCGACACCGGCCCGCCTCCCACCAGTCCGGCCGCACCGGCCGCGGCCGCGGCAGCCTCCGGCGCGGCAGCCGCCGGGGCGATCAGACCCATCGTCTTTGCGGTCGACGCAAAGAAGCTGGCGATCCCGGCGCCGAAGAACGGCAACCCAGCGGTGTCATAGAGGAAGTTCGCAAACGGCGCCCACCACTCCAAGAACCGCTCGATCGGACCCGCTGTCGCTGAGACGGCAGAGGCCAAGGGCGAGGCGAGGCCTTCCAGCACGCCGGGCAGCTCCGAAAGCAAGCTCGACAGGGTGCTCTGCGTGGCACCGGCCGCGGTGGCGACGGCACTGGTGACCGCTGCGGCCTGAGTGGCCGACGCGGCGGGACTGGTGGTCTGCGGCGGCGAAACAAACGGCGTTACCGCCGACGCCGTGGCCGAGGCAGCGGCGTAGGCGTACATGGCGGCGGCGTCTTGTGCCCACATCTCGCCGTATTGAGTTTCGGTGGCAGCGATCGCGGCGGTGTTCTGGCCGACGACGTTGGTCGAGATCAGCGTCGACAGTTGAGCGCGGTTGGCCGCGATCTGCGGCGGCGGCACCACGGCGGCGAACGCGGCCTCATAGGCTGCGACCGCCAAACGTGCTTTGCCGGCGGCTTGTTCAGCCGCCGCTGCGGTGGCATGCATCCATGCCACGTATGGCGCGACAGCACCGGCCATCGTCACAGCCGATGGGCCCACCCATCCTTCGCTGTGCAGTGCGGCGATCACTGTCTGGTATTCATTGGCGGCCGAGGTCAACTCGGCGGCCAATCCGCTCCACGCCGACGCGGTGGCCACCATTGGTGTCGAACCGGGCCCGGAATATAGACGAATGGAGTTGATCTCCGGCGGTAATGCCCCGAAATCCATCGTTATCAACACCTTACCTGGGTAGCTGCAACTGACATCTCTGTTCCTCCTCAATACGGCAGTGGCTCAGGGGTTTCCGCTATCCAGCGCCCGGCGGGCGGGACATCACCGTCAGGCGTATCCCGTATCTGCGCCGGGCGAAGGTCGTGCCCCGGCGGTCGTTCCCCGTCGGCACATTCGGGAATAGGCCCCGGGGCGCATTCGTACGGCCGCCGGTGCTGACGGTGTGCGAAATCTCGGCCGCCCCGGCCTTTGCCGGATTCGGCGGCGTTGCCCAACTCGGCGGCACCGACAGCGAGCCCAACCTGTCCGCCTGGCCGAATACGGCCGACACCGGACGGGCGACGGCCAGCTGCGAGGGCACCAAAGCCGACGCCGGCGCGGCTCCGCCGGCGATGGGCGTTGTGGCGGCCGCGGATTCGGGAATGAGCTGCTGGGCGAACAAGGTGACCAGCTGAACGATCCCGGCCCCGAAATAGGTCAATCCCCAGGTGTTGATCAACGCGTTCCAGTCCTGGGTCGGGATGATGGGGAACCACGGCCGCTTCAACTCTGAAAGGCCTTGCTGGGCTGCGGCTTTGCCGACCGAAAGGGCCTGCTCGGCCGGGCCGCCTGGGCTGGCGGTGTTTGGCGGCGCAGTAAAGGGCGTTAACACCGAAGCGGTTGCCGAGGAACTGGCGTAGGCGTACATCGCGGTGGCGTCTTGGGCCCAGAACTCGGCATATTCCGCCTCGGCGACCGCGATCAAGGGCGTGTTCTGGCCGAAGAAGTTGGTGGCCAGCAGCACCATCAACCGAACTCGGTTGGCGGCGATCAACGGTGGCGGCACCGTCATGGCGAAAGCGGTTTCGTAGGCGGCGGCGGCCGCCCGGGCTTGCATGCCCGCCTGCTCGGCTCGTGCCGCCGTCGCGCACAACCACGTCACGTACGGCGTGACCGCGGCCACCATGGCGGCCGATGCCGGGCCCAACCACCGCAAGCTCGTCAATTCCGCGATGACGGTGCGGTAGCCACTGGCCGCCGCGCCGATATCTGCGGCCAGCGCTTCCCAGGCTCCCGCAGCGGCGATCAGCGGGCCCGAGCCCGGACCGGTGTACATGCGGCCGGAGTTGCTCTCTGGCGGCAATGCGCCGAAGTCGATGAGCATTGGCGCTGGTGGGAGGGATGCGACGCCGATGGCATCGCCCCCTGACGGGTGGATCTCAAAAGCCATCGACCCTCCTGGACAGCGGTAAAGTCAGCTTGCTGCGACATCGCCGTCGTCAGGATCAGTGGGAATGCCCGGTCACCACGGAATAGCAAACATATCCTACTGCAACTATACACTATAGCAAGAAGTGTAACGGTTAACTACTGCATCGACGCTCTCAGCACATGCTCGGCTCGCTTGTCCGTGGACACGCACAACGAGCAGACGTGTGCGGTGTGTGTATGACAGGCCAGCATGTCGGGCCGCTCGAAATCATGGCGGCAGACATGACAGTTGAGTTGCTCGGCCGAGGGGTTGCCATGTTCGTCGTACATGGGCAGGTCGATGCCGTCGTGCCCGCGCCGAAGGTAATACCTGCCGCGAGTGGCGATCGCCAGGATCGGTGGCATCACCACCGCGATAACGATTGCGACCAGCGGTGAGTAGGGCCGCAGCGTCTCGCCGAGGCCACCGAAGAACGCGACGATCGAGAGCCCTGCAGCCAGCAGCAGTGAGCCGAAGCCGACCGGGTTGATGGCATACAACATGCCGCGGCGGAATTCTGGGGTCTTCGGCGAGAGTCGCAGCAAGTACTTGTTGAAGACGATGTCGGAGGCCACGGTCACCACCCATGCCATGCCGCAGTTGGCGTAGAACCCGAGGATCGTGTTGAGGAAGTCGAACATGTTGGCTTCCATCAGGATCAATGCAATTGCGAGGTTCACGGCGAGGAACACGATGCGGCCGGGGTAGTGCTTGGTGACGCGGGTAAACGAATTGGTCCACGCCAGCGAGCCCGAATAGGCGTTGGTGACGTTGATCTTGACCTGACTGAGGACCACCAGGATCACGGCGAGCGTCAGCGCCAGCCAGCCCGGCATGACGTTGCGGTAGATCTGCATGAATTGGTGCACCGGAAGATTGGCGATCGCCGTGGCGCCGGCCATGTGGGAAATCAGATACACCGCCAGGAACAACCCGATGATTTGCTTCAGCGCACCGAAGACAACCCAGCCGGGCCCGGCCAGCAGCGTCCAGGTCCACCACCGACGCGAGTTATCCGGCGTTCGTGGCGGCATGAAGCGCAAATAGTCGATCTGCTCGGCGATCTGGGCGATCAGCGACAGGCATACACCGGCTGCCAAGAGAACCGAGCCGGCGGTGACGCCGCCGCCACCGCCCTTCCCGGCGTAGGAGAAGAACTCTCCGATGGATTCCGGGTGGCTGACGACCAGGTAGCCGAACGGGGCGACCATCAGCAGCAGCCACAGCGGGGTGGTCCAAAGTTGTAGCTGCGACAGGACTTTCATGCCGTACATCACCAGCGGGAAGATCATCAACGTCGAGATTGCGTATCCCAGCCACAGCGGGACATGCAGTCCCAGATTGAGGCCCTGCGCCATGATCGAGCCCTCGAGCGCAAAGAAGATGAACGTGAAGGTGGCAAAGATCACGTTGGTGACCACCGAACCGTAGTAGCCGAAACCGCTACCGCGGGTGATCAGGT
The nucleotide sequence above comes from Mycobacterium pseudokansasii. Encoded proteins:
- the rpsD gene encoding 30S ribosomal protein S4, which encodes MARYTGPVTRKSRRLRTDLVGGDQAFEKRPYPPGQHGRARIKESEYLLQLQEKQKARFTYGVMEKQFRRYYEEAVRQPGKTGEELLRILESRLDNVVYRAGLARTRRMARQLVSHGHFSVNGVHVNVPSYRVSQYDIIDVRDTSLNTVPFQIARETAGDRPIPSWLQVVGERQRILIHQLPERAQIDVPLTEQLIVEFYSK
- a CDS encoding lipoprotein LpqH; this translates as MKRELLIAVGAATIVAGVAGCSNDNKSGPSSSSTTSPSAASSSTSAPASSSTPAASGETKVIIGGQPQNVSGPVVCSTNAGRFSIAVGDMATGIIVGLEPDGSVVHSAGLGTVDGVVMSFTEGVPDENASATKTGNSYHITGVASGVDNAGQQVHKPFEVDVTCP
- the rpmJ gene encoding 50S ribosomal protein L36: MKVNPSVKPICDKCRVIRRHGRVMVICSDPRHKQRQG
- the truA gene encoding tRNA pseudouridine(38-40) synthase TruA, producing MPTKWPEGPSLPTRPPKRPPKRPRRPPRTPKEPRRISADVRLRLDIAYDGTDFAGWATQPGQRTVAGVLDAALTTIFRTPIRLRAAGRTDAGVHASGQVAHADVPIDALPNAYSYSARPGQPEFRPLLRRLGRFLPSDIRVLDIARAPADFDARFSALRRHYVYRLSTAPYGVVPQLARYVTAWPRDLDVEAMAVASRDLLGLHDFAAFCRHRDGATTIRDLQRLDWARDGVLVTAHVTADAFCWSMVRSLVGALLAVGDHRRSTSWCRELLTATGRSSDFAAAPAHGLTLVQVDYPPDDQLALRASTTRDLRSR
- the rplQ gene encoding 50S ribosomal protein L17, which codes for MPKPTKGPRLGGSSSHQKAILANLATSLFEHGRITTTEPKARALRPYAEKLITHAKKGTLHNRREVLKKIRDKDVVHTLFAEIGPFFSDRDGGYTRIIKVEPRKGDNAPMAVIELVREKTVTAEADRARRVKASKTAAVGGDTPVAAAAAPQAAVEPEAAVGTTAEEVAEEAADEVAGGAEPADEATEEATEEAEAATEDAEGATKD
- a CDS encoding DNA-directed RNA polymerase subunit alpha, which codes for MLISQRPTLSEEVLTDNRSQFTIEPLEPGFGYTLGNSLRRTLLSSIPGAAVTSIRIDGVLHEFTTVPGVKEDVTDIILNLKSLVVSSEEDEPVTMYLRKQGPGEVTAGDIVPPAGVTVHNPGMHIATLNDKGKLEVELVVERGRGYVPAVQNRASGAEIGRIPVDSIYSPVLKVTYKVEATRVEQRTDFDKLILDVETKSSITPRDALASAGKTLVELFGLARELNVEAEGIEIGPSPAEADHIASFALPIDDLDLTVRSYNCLKREGVHTVGELVSRTESDLLDIRNFGQKSIDEVKVKLHQLGLSLKDSPPTFDPSEVAGYDVATGTWSTEGSYDDQDYAETEQL
- the rfbB gene encoding dTDP-glucose 4,6-dehydratase, encoding MRLLVTGGAGFIGANFVHSTVRERPEVQVTVLDAFTYAGRRDSLADVADAITLVEGDITDNELVSRLVDHSDAVVHFAAETHVDNALDDPEPFLHTNVIGTYTILEAVRRHDVRLHHISTDEVYGDLPLNDPQRFTESTPYNPSSPYSASKAAGDMLVRAWVRSYGVRATISNCSNNYGPYQHVEKFIPRQITNVLTGRRPKLYGSGANVRDWIHVDDHNSAVWRILEKGQIGRTYLISAEGERDNLTVLRTLLRMMGRAPDDFDHVTDRVGHDLRYAIDPSPLYDELAWAPKHTDFEEGLRTTIDWYRDNEAWWRPLKDAAEARYEQRGQ
- the rpsK gene encoding 30S ribosomal protein S11 — translated: MPPAKKTASGAAKKGQKGQKTRRREKKNVPHGAAHIKSTFNNTIVTITDPQGNVIAWASSGHVGFKGSRKSTPFAAQLAAENAARKAQEHGVRKVDVFVKGPGSGRETAIRSLQAAGLEVGAISDVTPQPHNGVRPPKRRRV
- the rpsM gene encoding 30S ribosomal protein S13, translated to MARLVGVDLPRDKRMEVALTYIYGIGRTRSNEILAATGIDRDLRTRDLTDDQLTHLRDYIEANLKVEGDLRREVQADIRRKIEIGCYQGLRHRRGLPVRGQRTKTNARTRKGPKRTIAGKKKAR
- a CDS encoding LLM class F420-dependent oxidoreductase — translated: MTDSAPSAPNAPEDQTSSAAGNPDLGRFGSFGRGVTPQQAKEIEALGYGAVWVGGSPPAELAWVEPILEATTTLHVATGIVNIWSAAAKPVAESFQRIDRAYPGRFLLGIGVGHPEATAEYRKPYDALVQYLDQLDEYGVPADRRVVAALGPRVLKLSAERSAGAHPYLTTPEHTAHARELIGPSAFLAPEHKVVLTTDSEQARSVGRKALDIYFNLANYRNNWKRLGFSDDDIARPGSDRLVDAVVAHGTPEAIAARLKQHLDAGADHVPVQVLTKAENLIPALAELAGPLGLTPS
- the infA gene encoding translation initiation factor IF-1; the encoded protein is MAKKDGAIEVEGRVVEPLPNAMFRIELENGHKVLAHISGKMRQHYIRILPEDRVVVELSPYDLSRGRIVYRYK
- a CDS encoding PPE family protein, producing MDFGALPPEINSIRLYSGPGSTPMVATASAWSGLAAELTSAANEYQTVIAALHSEGWVGPSAVTMAGAVAPYVAWMHATAAAAEQAAGKARLAVAAYEAAFAAVVPPPQIAANRAQLSTLISTNVVGQNTAAIAATETQYGEMWAQDAAAMYAYAAASATASAVTPFVSPPQTTSPAASATQAAAVTSAVATAAGATQSTLSSLLSELPGVLEGLASPLASAVSATAGPIERFLEWWAPFANFLYDTAGLPFFGAGIASFFASTAKTMGLIAPAAAAPEAAAAAAGAAGLVGGGPVSASLAQASAVGKLSVPPTWAGASPVATPTSTSMFVSDVIEPADVGSSGNVVGGMPIAGSSRGSAGVGPRYGFRPTVVTRPPSAG
- the rfbC gene encoding dTDP-4-dehydrorhamnose 3,5-epimerase, which encodes MKVRELDIPGAWEISPTIHGDSRGLFFEWLTERGFSTFAGHRLDVRQANCSVSAAGVLRGLHFAELPPGQAKYVTCVSGSVFDVVVDIRLGSPTFGRWDSVVLDDVARRSVYISEGLAHGFLALQDNSTVMYLCSAEYNPQREHTICATDPSLAIDWPLVDGVAASLSDRDAAAPSLDEVRATGVLPTWAATQKFIDALRGE